A genomic region of Rhipicephalus sanguineus isolate Rsan-2018 chromosome 3, BIME_Rsan_1.4, whole genome shotgun sequence contains the following coding sequences:
- the LOC119384784 gene encoding uncharacterized protein LOC119384784, whose translation MDDAEDSADASEASPSTAVTEAEAANSVHPRARKRKRYLEPGQLCVVPRTTLRYQDINLKQCASGTNTVSDLLRTSSNKCCDPQHGSHIAASTSRDETENDTAVCNSSGDSQSETALFGSESENSSDSRIRHDPSSDAHAFETSGECNDDADAESAQQGDAEEFCNMFSDERLPNVDLTVRDAMLILMAYSASVGLNWVHMEKLVSVINLFLGKSVLPTSQYLIRKVWKKWKEDMLTDHFYCEHCGKIVPNEEGAKEYSCPSCNANSSSNVFTTVSIKKQIEVHLSDPKVANALLNSLKKVQADSASQSSNVPLRDVSDGRLYKHLRKDASWWDLSLTFNTDGARVFKSSKCTLWPIQAVINELPVAVRWSHVLLCGLYFGKGHPKMQPFLQVFADAINEPVTVNWECDGQVFKSRIRAVCCCVDAPARAAVLNMKQFNGYYGCSYCHHKGALVGRTVKYPVSGALPTARTDSTVRKDMQLAASTGGLSRGFKGHSPLARLHNFDLVWSVSPDYMHCVLEGVCKQLAEAWFGAPRSAAYIGEPSTVRQVNFRLLGMTPPQWVTRLPRAIEERALWKASEWKWWLLFYAVPCLDGILPDTYHEHLSLLVSSVYLLLKDAVVKEDVCKAMDGISSFVIRAQELYSEAAMTFNVHQLLHLPNSVLELGPLWSHSTFIFESGNGFLLRLISDANGVPKQVLERFVMKAQIAKLANTLQLSECAKVLCKELMPPPAAADDNMGPRLLGKGIVLETLQQDEQMAYTRASRESRCWLNTPEFSSEGVQRHGEQRQPLARPTPVISPLNNGLPWSTQSHPGP comes from the exons ATGGATGATGCTGAAGATTCCGCCGACGCCAGCGAAGCTAGCCCTTCTACCGCTGTCACTGAAGCTGAAGCTGCCAACTCCGTGCACCCTCGCGCGAGGAAACGAAAACGCTATCTGGAGCCGGGGCAACTTTGTGTAGTTCCGCGAACCACGCTGCGATATCAAGACATAAATCTGAAGCAGTGTGCAAGCGGAACAAACACCGTCAGTGACTTGCTGCGGACCTCGAGCAACAAGTGCTGCGACCCACAGCACGGATCGCATATAGCTGCCTCCACATCTCGCGACGAGACGGAAAATGATACCGCAGTGTGCAACTCTTCAGGAGACTCGCAAAGTGAGACTGCTCTTTTTGGCAGTGAATCAGAAAATAGCAGTGACAGCAGAATACGTCACGACCCCAGCAGCGACGCGCATGCCTTCGAAACTAGTGGTGAATGCAATGACGACGCTGATGCTGAAAGCGCGCAACAAGGTGACGCAGAAGAATTCTGCAATATGTTTTCTGATGAACGCCTCCCAAACGTCGATTTGACTGTCAGAGACGCCATGCTCATTTTAATGGCCTATTCTGCATCCGTCGGCCTGAACTGGGTGCATATGGAAAAGttagtttcagtaattaatcttTTTTTGGGCAAGTCTGTGCTGCCCACGTCGCAGTATCTTATCCGTAAGGTGTGGAAGAAGTGGAAAGAAGACATGCTCACAGACCACTTCTACTGTGAGCATTGTGGGAAAATTGTCCCTAATGAAGAAGGTGCAAAAGAGTACAGCTGCCCATCTTGCAATGCTAACAGTTCAAGCAATGTGTTCACGACTGTGAGCATAAAAAAACAGATAGAGGTGCACCTCTCCGACCCAAAGGTGGCAAATGCCCTTCTAAACTCATTGAAGAAGGTGCAGGCAGACAGTGCCTCCCAGAGCAGCAATGTCCCATTGAGGGACGTCAGTGAtggaaggctttacaagcacctGAGGAAGGACGCATCTTGGTGGGACCTCTCCCTTACTTTTAACACCGATGGTGCCAGAGTATTCAAGAGCAGCAAATGCACACTGTGGCCTATACAGGCAGTTATAAATGAACTTCCTGTCGCAGTGCGGTGGAGCCATGTCTTACTCTGTGGACTTTATTTCGGAAAGGGCCACCCGAAAATGCAGCCATTTCTTCAAGTATTTGCCGACGCCATCAATGAGCCAGTAACGGTAAACTGGGAATGTGATGGACAAGTTTTCAAGTCCAGAATACGGGCAGTCTGCTGTTGTGTTGACGCTCCTGCAAGGGCTGCTGTGCTCAACATGAAGCAGTTCAATGGGTACTACGGATGCAGCTACTGCCACCATAAGGGTGCCCTTGTTGGTC GCACTGTGAAGTACCCAGTCAGTGGAGCACTGCCAACAGCACGGACAGACAGCACCGTAAGAAAGGACATGCAGCTTGCAGCATCAACTGGAGGGCTGTCTCGCGGATTCAAAGGGCACTCTCCTCTTGCCCGCCTGCATAACTTTGACCTTGTCTGGAGTGTTTCTCCTGACTATATGCACTGTGTCCTGGAAGGAGTTTGTAAGCAGCTGGCCGAGGCCTGGTTTGGAGCACCAAGATCTGCTGCATATATTGGTGAGCCCTCTACTGTGCGACAGGTGAACTTCAGGCTTCTTGGCATGACACCACCACAGTGGGTAACAAGACTACCACGTGCTATTGAGGAGAGAGCACTTTGGAAAGCTAGCGAGTGGAAGTGGTGGCTTCTCTTCTACGCTGTGCCATGCCTGGATGGCATTTTGCCTGATACGTATCATGAGCATCTGTCTTTACTTGTGTCTTCTGTTTATCTTCTACTGAAGGATGCTGTTGTCAAGGAAGATGTCTGCAAAGCTATGGACGGCATTTCAAGCTTTGTTATCCGCGCTCAGGAGCTCTACAGTGAAGCAGCAATGACGTTTAACGTACATCAATTGCTGCACCTTCCAAATAGCGTTTTGGAGCTGGGTCCCTTGTGGTCACACTCAACATTCATTTTTGAGTCGGGCAATGGGTTTTTACTGCGACTCATATCTGATGCAAATGGTGTCCCTAAGCAAGTtcttgagcgctttgtaatgaaaGCTCAAATTGCAAAGCTTGCAAATACACTTCAACTTAgtgaatgtgcaaaagtgctgtgCAAAGAGTTGATGCCACCACCTGCAGCTGCTGATGATAACATGGGACCCAGGCTGCTTGGAAAGGGAATAGTGTTGGAAACACTTCAACAGGACGAACAG ATGGCCTACACGCGAGCTTCAAGGGAGTCGCGCTGCTGGCTCAACACACCAGAGTTCAGCTCCGAAGGAGTTCAGCGGCATGGAGAGCAGCGCCAGCCCCTTGCACGCCCAACTCCGGTCATCAGCCCACTCAACAACGGACTGCCGTGGAGCACACAGAGCCACCCAGGGCCCTAG